Within Flavobacterium pisciphilum, the genomic segment GAATTGCCTTTTTCATTACCAATTTTGCCTTTGCGCAACACTGTTTTATTTCCAGGAGTTGTTATTCCGATTTCTGCGGGTAGAGATAAATCTATAAAGCTTATAAACGATGCAAATGCTGGTGATAAAATCATTGGAGTTGTTTCTCAGATAAATGAAGAAGACGAAGATCCATCTAAAGATGATATCAATAAGGTAGGAACAGTTGCGAGAATTCTTCGTGTTCTAAAAATGCCTGACGGAAATATTACTGTTATTTTACAAGGTAAAAAGCGTTTTGAAATTGCAGAAGTAATTTCGGAAGAGCCATATATTACTGCAAATGTAAAAGAGGTTGAGGAAACACGTCCTGAGAAAAATGACACTGAATTTAATGCTATTGTTGATTCGATAAAAGAATTGGCAATTCAGATTATTAAAGAAAGCCCAAGCATTCCATCAGAAGCAACATTTGCTATTAAAAACATTGAAAGTCAGTCGTTTTTGATTAATTTTGTTTCATCGAATATGAATTTATCGGTAAAAGAGAAACAAGATTTATTATCGATAAATGGTTTAAAAGACCGAGCGCTTGAAACATTGCGTTACATGAACGTTGAGTTGCAAAAATTAGAATTGAAAAACGATATTCAATCGAAAGTTCGTTTTGATTTGGATCAGCAACAACGTGAATATTTCTTGCATCAGCAAATGAAAACCATTCAGGAAGAATTGGGAGGGGTTTCGCAAGAGGAAGAAATGGACGAAATGAGCCAGAAAGCCAAAGAAAAAGTTTGGGATGAGAAAACGCAAAAACATTTCGAGAAAGAATTGTCAAAAATGCGTAGAATGAATCCACAATCGCCAGATTTTGGTATTCAAAGAAACTATTTGGAGTTGTTTTTAGAATTGCCTTGGGGAACGTTCTCTAAAGATAATTTTGATTTAAAACAAGCTCAAAAAGTATTAGATAGAGATCATTTTGGTTTAGAAGAAGTAAAGAAAAGAATGATTGAACATTTGGCAGTTTTAAAATTGCGAAATGATATGAAATCACCGATCTTATGTCTAACAGGACCTCCGGGAGTTGGAAAAACATCTATAGGTAGATCTGTTGCTGAAGCTTTAGGAAGAGAATATGTGCGTATCTCTCTTGGTGGTTTACGTGATGAAGCAGAGATTCGTGGTCACAGAAAAACATATATCGGAGCAATGCCAGGTAGAATCATCCAAAGTTTGAAAAAAGCAGGGACTTCTAATCCAGTATTTGTTTTAGATGAAATCGATAAATTATCAAATAGTAATAGTGGTGATCCATCATCAGCTTTATTAGAAGTTTTGGATCCAGAACAAAACAGTGCTTTTTATGACAATTTCCTAGAAATGGGGTATGACCTATCAAAAGTAATGTTTATCGCTACTTCCAACAATATGTCGGCTATTCAACCAGCTTTAAAAGACAGAATGGAAGTAATTAAAATGTCTGGATATACTATAGAAGAGAAAGTTGAAATTGCACGCAAGCACTTGTTTCCAAAACAGCTTTTGGCTCATGGTTTAACTGCAAAGGATTTGACTATTGGTAAAAAGCAATTAGAAAAAATTGTTGAAGGATACACAAGAGAATCAGGTGTTCGTAATCTTGAAAATAAAATTGCTCAAGTAATTCGTAATGCAGCCAAATCGGTAGCAATGGAAGAAGAGTATAATAAAAAAGTAACCGACGAAGATATTGTTAAGATATTAGGGGTGCCAAGGTTAGAAAGAGATAAATACGAAAGTAATGATGTTGCTGGTGTAGTTACAGGACTTGCTTGGACAAGTGTTGGTGGAGATATTCTTTTTATAGAATCATTAATATCTGAAGGAAAAGGAGCTTTGACGATTACAGGGAATTTAGGAACTGTAATGAAAGAATCGGCTACAATTGCATTGGAATATATTAAGGCAAATGCTAAGAAATTAGGTTTGAATCCAGAATTGTTCCAAAAATATAATATTCATATACACGTACCAGAAGGAGCAACTCCTAAAGATGGTCCGAGTGCAGGTATTGCAATGTTGACTTCATTAGTGTCTTTATTGACGCAAACCAAAGTGAAGAAAAATATGGCAATGACTGGTGAGATTACTTTACGTGGAAAAGTATTACCAGTAGGAGGAATCAAAGAAAAAATATTAGCAGCCAAAAGAGCTAATATTAAAGAGATTATTTTATGTCATGAAAACAAAAGTGATATTGATGAAATTAAACCTGAATATTTAGAAGGGTTGACTTTTCATTACGTAAAAGAGATGAGTGAAGTTCTAGCACTGGCTTTAACAGATCAGAAAGTTAAAAATGCTAAAGAGTTGAAGTAATGTATCTTATTTTAATTTGCAATATTGACAAATAGTAATTATAAAATTCCAAGTTCTTAAACTGATTGTATTTAGTTTTAGGATTTGGAATTTTTTATTTTAATTTGAAAAGGACAATTTGTTATTTGTCATATTATAATTTTATCTTCGCAGCTGCGTTTTAGTAAAAGATAAAAGCAATATATAAGTATGCTGAAAAAACTGGGATTCTTTTATTTATTTACTTTTTGTGCCGTTTCTTACGGACAAATAGGAGGTAAATATACCTATCAGTTTTTGAATTTAATGCCTTCGCCAAGACAAGCAGCCTTAGGAGGTAAGACGATTACCATTTATGATGATGATGTGAATCAGGTTTTGTTTAATCCGGCAACTTTAAATCAGGATATGAGTAATCATCTTGCTTTAAATTACGGGAGTTATTATGGAGAAGTAACCTACGGAAGTGGTTCTTACGCTTATACGTATGATCAGCATTTGCAAACTTTTCAGGCAGGGGTTACTTATGTAAATTATGGGAGTTTTGATGGATATGACGAAAACGGTCAGGCTACTTCGGACTTTACAGGAAGTGAAGCAGCACTCTCTTTTGGTTATGCTTACAATATTCCATATACAGATATACATATAGGAGCAAATGCTAAATTGATTTCTTCTACTTTAGAGAGTTATCACTCTTTTGGAGGGGCGTTAGATTTAGGAATGCTTTATATCGATGAGAAAAATGATATAAATTGGGCTTTGGTTATTCGAAATATAGGAACTCAATTTAGTACCTATTCAGGGATTCATGAAAAATTGCCCTTAGAAGTAATGGCTGGGGTTTCGCAGGAATTGGAAAATGTGCCTATTAGATGGCATCTTACATTAGAGAATTTACAACAGTGGAATCTCGCTTTTTCAAATCCAGAGCGAGGTACAACAAATATAGACGGGACTACTACCGAAGAAAAGGTGTCTTTTTTTAATAATGCATTACGCCATGTAATCGTTGGAGTGGAACTTTTTCCTAAAAGAGCATTTAACTTTCGTGTAGGTTATAATTTTAGAAGGGGTGAAGAATTACGAATTTTAGAACAGCGTAATTTTTCTGGAATGTCACTAGGTTTTGGATTAAAATTGAATAAACTAAAGTTTAATTACTCTTACTCCAGATATAGTTTGGGAGCAAATACAAATCTTTTTGGATTGACGATTAATTTTCAAGATTAAGTTTATGAAAATATTTTATTTAATATTATTTGTTTGGTCAGGTTTATTTACTACCTCAAAA encodes:
- the lon gene encoding endopeptidase La, which produces MSNHKILTIDNLSLQEFDSEAELIPLLTPEDEEEMNNEELPFSLPILPLRNTVLFPGVVIPISAGRDKSIKLINDANAGDKIIGVVSQINEEDEDPSKDDINKVGTVARILRVLKMPDGNITVILQGKKRFEIAEVISEEPYITANVKEVEETRPEKNDTEFNAIVDSIKELAIQIIKESPSIPSEATFAIKNIESQSFLINFVSSNMNLSVKEKQDLLSINGLKDRALETLRYMNVELQKLELKNDIQSKVRFDLDQQQREYFLHQQMKTIQEELGGVSQEEEMDEMSQKAKEKVWDEKTQKHFEKELSKMRRMNPQSPDFGIQRNYLELFLELPWGTFSKDNFDLKQAQKVLDRDHFGLEEVKKRMIEHLAVLKLRNDMKSPILCLTGPPGVGKTSIGRSVAEALGREYVRISLGGLRDEAEIRGHRKTYIGAMPGRIIQSLKKAGTSNPVFVLDEIDKLSNSNSGDPSSALLEVLDPEQNSAFYDNFLEMGYDLSKVMFIATSNNMSAIQPALKDRMEVIKMSGYTIEEKVEIARKHLFPKQLLAHGLTAKDLTIGKKQLEKIVEGYTRESGVRNLENKIAQVIRNAAKSVAMEEEYNKKVTDEDIVKILGVPRLERDKYESNDVAGVVTGLAWTSVGGDILFIESLISEGKGALTITGNLGTVMKESATIALEYIKANAKKLGLNPELFQKYNIHIHVPEGATPKDGPSAGIAMLTSLVSLLTQTKVKKNMAMTGEITLRGKVLPVGGIKEKILAAKRANIKEIILCHENKSDIDEIKPEYLEGLTFHYVKEMSEVLALALTDQKVKNAKELK
- the porQ gene encoding type IX secretion system protein PorQ, which codes for MLKKLGFFYLFTFCAVSYGQIGGKYTYQFLNLMPSPRQAALGGKTITIYDDDVNQVLFNPATLNQDMSNHLALNYGSYYGEVTYGSGSYAYTYDQHLQTFQAGVTYVNYGSFDGYDENGQATSDFTGSEAALSFGYAYNIPYTDIHIGANAKLISSTLESYHSFGGALDLGMLYIDEKNDINWALVIRNIGTQFSTYSGIHEKLPLEVMAGVSQELENVPIRWHLTLENLQQWNLAFSNPERGTTNIDGTTTEEKVSFFNNALRHVIVGVELFPKRAFNFRVGYNFRRGEELRILEQRNFSGMSLGFGLKLNKLKFNYSYSRYSLGANTNLFGLTINFQD